In Musa acuminata AAA Group cultivar baxijiao chromosome BXJ2-8, Cavendish_Baxijiao_AAA, whole genome shotgun sequence, one genomic interval encodes:
- the LOC135618793 gene encoding uncharacterized protein LOC135618793, with product MEPENPSNGEPDGSLDPTSQGHGDEFESACSTPFASAPSSPGRGGYGGGGGLFFFSAPSSPMHYVLSSPYSVTDSPSDPASTDFSFEFEFSARFPAHSTAASADELFLNGQIRPMKLSSHLQRPQALAPLPDLAEEEDDDEKDGPRYNREGLEIGVRGRDLKLRSRSVHRRARSLSPLRNLPFRWRMQGTDREERGKDLEKPPDLTQIEAEEAPAPPVSASSRSSSSSSTSSSSSSGRSSKRWIFLKGLLHRSKSEGSDHGKDKFWHGISFSGSKDKPKPTASSNPETKLPAAAPTQRDAPQPRPANGIRRRRRAAPSAHERHYTTNRAQAEEMRRRTFLPYRQGLLGCLWFSSKSYGAINGFARSFNPVPSR from the coding sequence ATGGAACCAGAAAACCCTAGCAATGGCGAGCCCGATGGCTCCCTCGATCCCACGAGCCAGGGGCACGGCGACGAGTTCGAGAGCGCCTGCTCCACCCCCTTCGCCAGTGCCCCCTCTAGCCCCGGCCGCGGCGGttacggcggcggcggtggcctcTTCTTCTTTAGCGCCCCCTCCAGCCCGATGCATTATGTCCTCTCCTCTCCCTACTCCGTCACCGACTCGCCCTCGGATCCGGCCTCCACCGACTTCTCCTTCGAGTTCGAGTTCTCCGCCCGCTTCCCCGCCCATTCCACCGCGGCCTCCGCCGACGAGCTCTTCCTTAATGGCCAGATCCGCCCCATGAAGCTATCCTCCCACCTCCAGCGCCCACAAGCTCTCGCCCCGCTCCCAGATCTCGCCGAAGAGGAGGATGATGACGAGAAGGATGGCCCGAGGTACAACCGCGAGGGGCTGGAGATCGGCGTCCGAGGGCGGGACCTGAAGCTCCGGAGCCGGTCCGTCCATCGGAGGGCCAGATCGCTTTCCCCGCTTAGGAACCTGCCGTTCCGTTGGCGGATGCAGGGCACGGATCGGGAGGAGAGGGGCAAGGATCTCGAGAAGCCCCCAGATCTGACGCAGATCGAGGCGGAGGAGGCACCGGCGCCGCCCGTGTCGGCGTCCTCCCGCTCCTCATCTTCGTCGTCGACGTCCTCGTCTTCCTCGTCGGGACGGAGTTCGAAGCGGTGGATCTTTCTCAAGGGTCTCCTCCACCGGAGCAAGAGCGAGGGGAGCGACCACGGAAAGGACAAGTTCTGGCACGGGATCTCCTTCTCGGGGTCCAAGGACAAGCCGAAACCCACTGCGAGCTCGAACCCGGAGACGAAGCTGCCAGCCGCGGCCCCGACGCAGCGCGATGCGCCGCAGCCCAGACCGGCGAATGGGATCAGGAGACGGAGGAGGGCGGCGCCATCGGCTCACGAGCGGCACTACACCACAAACCGGGCGCAGGCGGAGGAGATGAGGCGGCGGACCTTCCTGCCCTACCGGCAGGGCCTCCTCGGGTGCCTGTGGTTCAGCTCCAAGAGCTACGGCGCCATCAATGGCTTCGCCCGGTCCTTCAATCCCGTCCCCTCGAGGTAA